The alpha proteobacterium U9-1i genome includes a region encoding these proteins:
- a CDS encoding 16S rRNA (guanine(966)-N(2))-methyltransferase, whose protein sequence is MSRRDGRVALRFPRRRVMEPEMRIVGGQHKGRSLVAPQGRDTRPTADRARESIFNVLAHADWSPGLDGRRVLDLFAGSGALGFEALSRGAAFALFVETDAAARGAIRDNIEALGLFGATRIHRRDATDLGAKPAGLSDPFDLIFLDPPYHKGLGERALAKLGEGGWITSDAIAVFECAADEAPAAPGFETLDERTYGAAKVLFLRAAP, encoded by the coding sequence TTGTCTCGCCGCGACGGACGTGTCGCGTTGCGCTTTCCGCGCCGCCGCGTCATGGAACCGGAGATGCGCATCGTTGGAGGCCAGCACAAGGGACGCAGCTTGGTCGCGCCGCAGGGCCGCGACACGCGTCCGACGGCCGACCGGGCTCGCGAGAGCATTTTCAATGTGTTGGCGCATGCCGATTGGTCGCCGGGCCTGGACGGACGCCGCGTGCTGGACCTGTTCGCCGGCTCCGGTGCGCTGGGGTTCGAGGCTTTGTCGCGCGGCGCGGCGTTCGCGCTGTTCGTGGAGACCGACGCCGCCGCGCGCGGCGCAATACGCGACAACATCGAAGCGCTGGGCCTCTTCGGCGCAACCCGTATCCATCGCCGCGACGCGACTGATCTGGGCGCCAAACCCGCCGGCCTCAGCGATCCGTTCGACCTGATCTTCCTCGACCCGCCTTATCACAAAGGCCTGGGCGAGCGCGCGCTCGCGAAGCTCGGCGAAGGTGGCTGGATCACCAGCGACGCCATCGCCGTATTCGAATGCGCCGCGGACGAAGCGCCGGCTGCGCCAGGCTTCGAGACATTAGACGAGCGCACATACGGCGCGGCCAAGGTCCTGTTCCTGCGCGCCGCGCCTTAG
- a CDS encoding dihydrolipoamide acyltransferase component (branched-chain alpha-keto acid dehydrogenase complex) — MGQYVFKLPDVGEGTAEAEIVAWHVRVGDIVKEDAPLVDVMTDKATVEMTSPVSGKIVSLTGEPGEMAPVGSAIAVFEVDAEEGASASSPVNGGGGASAARDGGGTAPQAAETVAHRPLSQPASRADSSPVNGGAEKPRIRAQAGSVMSEASVQAAIQGAASKPVSVPTGAMPSGSTPKAAEPKQQQAVAKRENTEPTVREMGQAQASPAVRARAQKLGIDLSTIRGSGADGRITHEDLDTVLVPVSGSRMSSTALAERNGIEPVKVIGLRRKIAEKMQDAKRRIPHFAYVEECDLTELEDLRAHLNATRRADQPKLTVLPFLMRALVMCLPDFPQINARFDDDNGVVYRHEGVDIGIATQTDNGLIVPVVRHVEARDIWGCAAEVSRLAAAVRSNTAGKDELSGSTITITSLGALGGIVTTPVINHPEVAIIGVNKLVERPMVKNGQIVVRKMMNLSSSFDHRVVDGYDAAAFIQRVKGMVEHPASLFIDR; from the coding sequence ATGGGCCAGTATGTCTTTAAGCTGCCGGACGTAGGCGAAGGCACGGCCGAGGCCGAGATCGTGGCGTGGCACGTGCGCGTCGGCGACATCGTCAAAGAAGATGCGCCGCTCGTCGATGTGATGACGGATAAGGCGACTGTGGAGATGACCTCGCCCGTCAGCGGCAAGATCGTGTCGCTCACCGGCGAGCCTGGCGAGATGGCGCCGGTGGGTTCGGCTATCGCTGTGTTTGAAGTCGACGCTGAAGAAGGCGCGTCGGCTTCCTCCCCCGTGAACGGGGGAGGTGGCGCGAGCGCAGCTCGCGACGGAGGGGGCACGGCCCCGCAAGCGGCGGAAACTGTGGCGCACCGCCCCCTCAGTCAGCCCGCTTCGCGCGCTGACAGCTCCCCCGTGAACGGGGGAGCAGAAAAGCCGCGCATCAGGGCGCAGGCCGGATCCGTGATGTCGGAAGCGAGTGTGCAGGCCGCGATCCAAGGCGCGGCTTCAAAGCCTGTCTCCGTGCCGACTGGCGCGATGCCCAGCGGTTCAACACCAAAGGCAGCTGAGCCGAAGCAGCAACAAGCAGTCGCCAAGCGCGAAAACACCGAGCCCACCGTGCGCGAAATGGGCCAGGCTCAAGCCTCGCCCGCCGTGCGCGCGCGCGCGCAGAAGCTGGGCATCGACCTTTCGACCATCCGCGGCAGCGGCGCCGATGGGCGCATCACGCACGAAGATTTGGACACCGTGCTGGTGCCCGTCAGCGGTTCGCGCATGAGTTCCACCGCGCTGGCGGAGCGCAACGGCATCGAGCCGGTGAAGGTGATCGGTTTGCGGCGTAAGATCGCCGAGAAGATGCAGGACGCCAAGCGCCGCATCCCGCACTTTGCTTACGTCGAAGAGTGCGATCTCACCGAGCTTGAAGATCTCCGCGCGCATTTGAACGCCACGCGCCGCGCCGACCAGCCGAAGCTGACGGTGTTGCCGTTCTTGATGCGGGCGCTGGTGATGTGCCTGCCGGATTTCCCACAGATCAACGCCCGCTTCGACGATGATAACGGCGTCGTCTATCGCCACGAAGGCGTCGACATCGGCATTGCTACGCAGACCGACAATGGCCTCATCGTGCCGGTGGTGCGTCACGTCGAGGCGCGCGACATTTGGGGCTGCGCCGCCGAAGTGTCGCGCCTCGCCGCGGCAGTGCGTTCGAACACGGCCGGCAAGGACGAGCTCTCGGGCTCCACTATCACCATCACCTCGCTCGGTGCGTTGGGCGGCATCGTCACCACGCCGGTGATCAATCACCCGGAAGTCGCGATCATCGGCGTCAACAAGCTGGTCGAGCGGCCGATGGTGAAGAATGGCCAGATCGTCGTCCGCAAGATGATGAACCTAAGCTCGTCGTTCGATCACCGCGTGGTTGATGGCTACGACGCGGCCGCCTTCATCCAGCGCGTGAAGGGCATGGTCGAGCACCCGGCGAGCCTGTTCATCGATCGCTAG